The Candidatus Nezhaarchaeota archaeon DNA window GAAGTACTTCAACGAAGCTATTAAGGACTTTGCTAGAGCCGAGAGGGCATTTAACTTGAGCGACTACCCCCAAGCAGTATTCTACGCTCAGCAGTGTGTAGAGAAAGCAGTTAAGGCCATGCTTGAAGCTAAGAAGCGGATCGTCTACAATCATGGACCTGAGCTCGTGGGGGTATTCATAGATGTTTTTGAGAGGGAATGGGTTGAAGGTTATGGTCTCATAGTTGAAGCATTAGAGTACCTTTCAGAGTACTATACTAGATCAAGATACCCCTTCTTGCTTAGAGGCGAGGTTTTAAGCCCGGAGGACATAGTTTCGAGAGAGA harbors:
- a CDS encoding HEPN domain-containing protein, with product MSIYDRFAEKYFNEAIKDFARAERAFNLSDYPQAVFYAQQCVEKAVKAMLEAKKRIVYNHGPELVGVFIDVFEREWVEGYGLIVEALEYLSEYYTRSRYPFLLRGEVLSPEDIVSREIAERGLELAKRALGVVENYLRGRGIIKS